A genomic region of Bradyrhizobium sp. ORS 278 contains the following coding sequences:
- a CDS encoding L,D-transpeptidase: MSLKVKLGLLAAGLMLSGCMQATTYEATNTQAFKPKDKELLAKIRYTNTPVAEPYRRAIVDYHRKEAPGSIVVDSDSHYLYYVLDGGKAIRYGITVGEEAMAWSGIAKVGAMTEWPAWHPTKGEIERLGVPTFVAPGPDNPMGSRAMYLYANGKDTLFRIHGTNQPEYIGASISSGCIRLTNEDAIDLYNRVKVGTIVVVLDPKKGDSPYKPQMALQGGGTYAAMQ; the protein is encoded by the coding sequence ATGTCGCTGAAGGTGAAACTCGGACTCCTGGCCGCGGGCCTGATGCTGTCGGGCTGTATGCAGGCCACGACGTATGAGGCCACCAACACCCAGGCGTTCAAGCCGAAAGACAAAGAGCTTCTGGCGAAGATCCGCTACACCAACACGCCGGTCGCGGAACCCTATCGCCGGGCCATCGTCGACTATCATCGCAAGGAAGCACCGGGCTCGATCGTCGTCGATTCCGACAGCCACTACCTCTATTACGTACTCGATGGCGGCAAGGCGATCCGTTACGGCATCACCGTCGGTGAAGAGGCCATGGCGTGGTCGGGCATTGCCAAGGTGGGCGCCATGACGGAATGGCCGGCCTGGCATCCGACCAAGGGCGAGATCGAGCGCCTGGGTGTGCCGACCTTCGTCGCCCCGGGTCCCGACAATCCGATGGGCTCGCGCGCGATGTACCTCTATGCCAACGGCAAGGACACGCTGTTCCGCATCCACGGTACCAACCAGCCGGAATATATCGGCGCCTCGATCTCGTCGGGCTGCATCCGCCTGACCAACGAGGACGCGATCGACCTCTACAACCGGGTCAAGGTCGGCACCATCGTCGTGGTCCTGGATCCGAAGAAGGGCGATTCGCCCTACAAGCCGCAAATGGCCCTGCAGGGCGGCGGCACCTACGCCGCGATGCAATAA
- a CDS encoding magnesium transporter CorA family protein: MFSVFVPSDQALKKAEITDPAALPDNAVWVDLFNPSGAEDRAVEKLSGIAVPTREDMQEIEISSRLYIENGARYMTATLMCHSDTDMPRTTAVTFILAGHRLVTVRYDQPRPFAVVEAKLARSCAPGITGEMVLMELLDAVIDRCADILERVGADIDQVSHEIFEPNNERHGHAKQYSQILIAIGRKGDLTSKVRESLVSIGRLVTFLSAVVEGVKWSKDMREQLKTMQRDVASLTDHASYLAGKITFVLDAMLGVVNLEQNNIIKLFSVMAVVLMPPTLIASIYGMNFKNMPELEWAHGYPMALVLMLICAIVPYYIFKLKKWL; the protein is encoded by the coding sequence ATGTTCTCGGTGTTCGTCCCGTCCGATCAGGCGTTGAAGAAGGCGGAGATCACCGACCCGGCGGCTCTGCCCGACAATGCGGTCTGGGTCGACCTCTTCAATCCGAGCGGTGCAGAAGACCGGGCCGTCGAGAAGCTCTCGGGAATCGCGGTCCCGACGCGGGAGGACATGCAGGAGATCGAGATCTCCAGCCGCCTCTACATCGAGAACGGCGCCCGCTACATGACGGCAACCTTGATGTGTCACTCGGATACCGACATGCCCCGGACGACGGCGGTGACCTTCATCCTGGCAGGGCACCGCCTGGTGACGGTGCGCTACGATCAGCCGCGGCCGTTCGCCGTGGTCGAGGCCAAGCTCGCCCGCAGCTGCGCACCCGGCATTACCGGAGAGATGGTGCTGATGGAATTGCTCGACGCGGTGATCGATCGCTGCGCCGACATCCTCGAGCGGGTCGGTGCCGACATCGACCAGGTCAGCCACGAGATCTTCGAGCCGAACAACGAGCGGCACGGCCACGCCAAGCAGTATTCCCAGATCCTGATCGCGATCGGCCGCAAGGGCGACCTCACCTCGAAAGTACGTGAAAGCCTGGTCTCGATCGGTCGCCTCGTGACCTTTCTTTCCGCCGTCGTCGAAGGCGTGAAATGGTCAAAGGACATGCGCGAGCAGCTCAAGACCATGCAGCGCGACGTCGCCTCGCTGACCGACCACGCCTCCTATCTCGCCGGCAAGATCACCTTCGTGCTCGATGCGATGCTCGGTGTCGTCAATCTCGAGCAGAACAACATCATCAAGCTGTTCTCGGTCATGGCGGTCGTGCTGATGCCGCCGACCTTGATCGCGTCGATCTACGGTATGAACTTCAAGAACATGCCGGAGCTCGAATGGGCGCACGGCTATCCGATGGCGCTCGTGCTGATGCTGATCTGCGCGATCGTGCCGTACTACATCTTCAAGCTGAAGAAGTGGCTGTAG